DNA sequence from the Rhizoctonia solani chromosome 10, complete sequence genome:
CAGAGTAAAATATCTCACATTTGGCTATTTCGTCCTTGGAGTCGTTTTCACGAGGGGCAAAGAACATATCTTTGTCGAGTTCAGAAAGGATCAACGAGAGGTGTGCGCTTGATTGGAACGAGATAGAATTTGGTGAGAAATCTTCACTGGCAACCAGGTGCTGCCGAAACGCTCTGTTAGTAGGTCGGCAACAAAGACATGATGATACGCTATACATTACACTCTGGGGGAGCAACCGTTGCGACCCAAGATCGATAACGGGGATCTCTGAGAACACCTGATCCAGCGCGGTGGTAAATAGAACCGAGTACGAAAGGAGTTTCTGACCGAATCGGATGGAAGGTCTGGGGGTCAGGTAGACTGGGAATGTAATCCTTAGTCGGGCAGTCAATTATCAAAAATCCCTATAATCCAAATGTCCATCACATTAATCAAGCCAGTAAGGCAGGAGCATATCTTACCGTTGGAGCCTCGCTCTCTCCCATACACATATCGGGGGTGATAATATTCTGAACTCCGTTGACCGTTACGGTCACCGATTCACCTTTTGTGAGTTTTCCTCGTTCACGCTTTGGCACCCCTAGTGCGTCCGCTGCCTTGGGGTCGAACTTGCCACGAATTTCCGGACCCAGGATCAAATACGCCACTGATGTTGATATTGAACCCTCAAAAACAGGGAGGCGATTCAGAGATCTACGTGGTCGTGGAGCGCGACTTATTCCAGGAGGAGAGTTCTCTTTATTTACGGTTGCTGGTGCTTGATTCTGACTAGAACGACCGGGGAACATGTCACGGATAATAGTGGCACGCCATTCATCGGCCTCGACTCCCTTCAGAGTGGAAGTATTGCGAGAGTGCTGTGCTCCACTACGCTCTGACCCACCATCTGAATTATCTCGGACCGGACGTTTTGGAGAGCTCGAGCGTAAGCTTCCCCCTGAAGCTTTGCGCTTAACTGGTATTGATATAGCTTCAGAAATCTGAGGCGACATCGAAAATGCGTAAACTCGAATAAAAGTATCTTCGTAAATTTTTTCGAGGCCTTGTGCTTGGGTGATCTCAGTGGTATTCGCACTCATCCAATCACTGGTCAAATTGGAAGTTAGATCTAATTTCGGAGAGATACAATTACTCACCGAAAGACGTAAGATCGAGCAGAGGCAAGAAAGTGATTTAGTCCAGGGGGGCCGAGAACGTCTATGCCTGTTACTCCGGCGTCTGCCAAGCTCATGAGCATACCTGAATGTAGTGATTGGTTTAGTCGAAAAATAACACCAGGAATCGTCTCACCAGTTAGCCCCCCCAGACGAGAAACCTTCATTTGGGTCAAGAAGATCGCCTTTGATTTTTTGATACCATACTTTTGTTGGATGAACGAGCGAGTAGTGCCTTCGCCGCAATTGAATAGATAGTGTGCCGTGTCGAAGTGTACAGAAATGCAAGGCTCGGTGTCAGAAGTTAGCGCAGAAACAACCCTAGTATGCCACCTCATATTAGAATTGGCCGATGCACGAGTTTTGGATGACATGATTTCTAGATTCTCTGGTTGTTTAGGCGCATGGAGAGATGTAACGAGACGAGTGAATGTTAAAAAGGTCGGGGATCTCCAACGTCGAGTCAAACAACGAGGGAAGTTTGATGAAGCAACTGAACGGAGAGCCAGGGCTATTTGATGGCTATTGAATGGAGTCACATCGCCAATAGGCAAAATATCAAGATATTGACTCACCGACCACCAAGTGGTCAAATTTTTAAACCTCTGGCTAGGGAGGTGGTTGAAAATATTATTCTCAAACAGTCTTGATATAGAGTGATATTAGTCTCGAAACCAAGTTCACTCCAAATATGCTAGGATAACTTAAGAGCACAGTATAGGAGTGGCACTGCCGTTGGCTATGTGGGGCCGAATTATGGGATAAGCGCCCAGAGAATTGGAACTGCCGATTACCTCTTGATCATACAGTAGTTCGACCTATTGCAAACCTGATGCGCTCAGACGTCAGTCTCCCGGATTCAGTATTAAGTCTCataaatgagaagtgtgacATCCTTGGACAAATCCATTTAGGGGCTCGTCTTTACAAAAAATTTTTAACTACTCAACTGCATGACCAAATACATGGTAGCCAAGTGGCTAAATTATTACACCACAGCGTCTCATCAAAGCTATATATACGATACATTGTCGTATCTATTCTACAGAGACGAACTCACTCAAATGCTCGGGTACTTTAATCGGGTGCCATGACCTTTTGTACCCCTGTACCACTTTCCCCTTCGAAAATGGGTGGGCCAAGTTAACCTTGCCGCTTACCCACTGAGCCCTCACAGTAAATGGCCAATTAAATCTTTGAGACTTCAATCTATCTCCTATCTCCTTGAGGTGGCCAGGGCGACTAACAGTACCCGAAAATATAGCGAGAGCTGCCGTAGAATCACTATTGACCAACACTCTTCCGGTGTATTGCCGTGCTAAGAGCACACTGACGAGCAGCTCAAACGCGATAGCCTCCATCCAATTAATGTCGCGACCATTGGATTCCCACTCGGGTTTTATatgaaatatgtaatatTCGCGTTCATCCTCGAGCACGATTGCTACTATCCTTGTACTAGTTGCGGCATCGACCCAGCATCGAATAATAGGCGTATCCTAGACAGTATTAGATCTACCTGGTCACCGTTTGACTCGAGTATGAGTATGCAATAGATACACACCGTTTCTGTCATGGGGGACTTATGGTAGTGCGACGTAGGGTTTGGCCCAGTAGTAGTGATCACTTTTTGCCCTCTTATAGAAGAGTATTCTGCTATTTTCAAAGTAATGCGGCGGGAAAGGCCGTATAGCATGTTGACAGTGGGGTGATGATTCAGCGATAACATGGGTTTGATCTGACAGCGACATCTATTAAAtaggtatatgcgcataaCTCTGAGAAGGGTAGTTAAGAAAGCAATCTCGAGGGGTGATGGACTGATAGCGTGCACCGCTAGCTACCCTTTAATATGAGCTAGTGTAGTATATTTGAGCTCATAGGAACCACAGGTTGTTCCTCGTTATCTAGGTAATACGAAGGATTAGTTATGGCCGTATCCATACTCCAATAGTCCGTTCTTAGGCAATGAATCTACTCTCACACCAATAAAGCGTTCTAACAACAATGAGCACAAGGATGATGTTCAAACACGCACACTTCCGGTGCACATAAACCACTCGAACCCACGCTCAGGCTATTAGTGAGATTATCTAGTTATTCTTGACCCATGTATAGTCGCCAAACTTGTGACGAAAGTTCAAAAGCCAAGCGATCCTCAGGGATGATTATGTAGGTAAACAATCACAAATTTACCTAATAGATCGGCCGGACAAAACCTGTTTGTATGTATAAACCTTTCTGGAAAAGGAATCCCCAAATTAGCAGTTCCCTGGTTAACAACCCAAACCTTTTTGCCTGAAATGAGTGTCCCCGTACCTACCTTGATCTCAATTGAGTAATTACACTTGAGTAATTTCAATCGAGAATCAATACATGTGTATGGGGCACAGTGAGTATACAGTAAAGTGCGTGTTGATACGACTTATTGACTTGAAGGTGCAGGGTTGACGGCCACGCTAGGATGCATTGCCAGGAACCAAGTGATTGGTTAATTGTAACAGCTGGTAAGACGGCTGCTACTCTGGTTGGCCAATGTGTCCTGAGCCAGGCTAGAACATCAATGTATTTGAATTCAAGAGGAGTCAAATTGCTTGCTGGGTGTGCCAATCCAGAACGACAGGACTAGCCACGCACCCCAACGCAAAGGGATTGGCGGAGTAAGGTTGTAGTATTAACTAAAAGCGGCAGAAGAGAGTAGCTGGACAATGGAATGAGAGTTCAATTCAGTAAAGGAGACTCTTGATGGGCCCAGTCCAGGCTAAGTACTAATGCAATGAGCTTTGTGTAAGGGTTGCACAAGCAAACCGTTTTGTTTCAGAATTCATTTTGTAACCCACACAAGATTTGTTATTACTAGAAGCGGCCTGTTTTGGGACCACTGACCTTGTTTCAACTTCAGCCACTTGTGCTGGCTTGGGGTGAGCTTCTGTTGGCGTACGTCAGAAGGGGCACTCAAGCTTGACCCCCCTTGCATGCTGCCCTTGATGTTAAACTTCCCTTTTTTTCATTGCACAACTTGTGTTGGGCGTGTGGGACAACTATGTAGACACCGTCAAACCTTGATGATTATACATTGCCGCCATTAGACTCACCTTCTTGGGTGCAAACTGATGCTTACAGTTGGGATGAAGCTCATGGCAACATACAATATCAAAACAGAGCTGGATATTGCAAATGGCCCCTGTGGAACTGTACATATAGTACGCATTATTGTGGAAAACAATACAAAAGGGAGGGGGAGAGACCAGCCATGCCCAATTCATATATTGTCATGGATATAGCAACCCCTCCAACAGGAGGTTTGACACCTTTCAATAGTTATGCAATGTTGAGTGGGAGTTGTAAAGCTAAGACAGCAAGGTTGTTATGTGGCTTTGGAGGCAAGCAATTCACAACTCCCCATGATTGCCATCTGGCTCTGGAAGATAGGAGGCTCAAGCAATTGGATACTGAGACTGCAAACCATGAGTTAGCAGTACTGAATAGGTTAAGAGGCAAAGCTCATACATAGAACCAAGGGCATTGCAGTGAACATAGGGATCAAGTGAATGGGACAAGCTATTGGTTGTGAAAGCACCAGTGTGTGTGCATGCTTTGTGCCACAGTGCTCAAAGTCATATGACTGTAAAAGCAAGGAAGAGGTCCTTAGTTTAGTTGAAAGACTGTTCATCTTTTAACATAATCATATCTCCATCTTTCAATGTAATCATACCAATATTATACTACTGTTGCTTGTCTGGTTAGTGTTACACCCTAACAAAATATACCACTGGAGTTacctctttttttttttaggtatttttactattttttacaaactctttATCTCTACTtttttaatcatgtgatcttggtgcttaccttgccaagatgctgcaccaagacctgccaagatgctgtgccaagggtgcttaccacaaatccatgcttctatgcagcctgcagcatgcttctctttatCTTTAGGGCTTCTTTTTCCCACACATTATCtgtttgtaattagctagtccttgtgtatatatacaacaggaaaattgcttggaaaccccaagttgattttaccttgtctaccaTCCAGACAGGCCTCAGAAGTTAAGCAGTAGTGTTAGGACCCTAAGTACTTTTACTTGCCAGTAGATGCTTGGACctttgtcctggacacagtcacatgaccagtacaagtggttgcatgctggcccaagcccaaatttggggggtagcaggtgtaatcatgggttgtcagcagaggaataatagggctctatggcttagtgttcaagctggttcaattctggctagttctattttcctctgt
Encoded proteins:
- a CDS encoding beta-lactamase superfamily protein; this translates as MLYGLSRRITLKIAEYSSIRGQKVITTTGPNPTSHYHKSPMTETDTPIIRCWVDAATSTRIVAIVLEDEREYYIFHIKPEWESNGRDINWMEAIAFELLVSVLLARQYTGRVLVNSDSTAALAIFSGTVSRPGHLKEIGDRLKSQRFNWPFTVRAQWPCISVHFDTAHYLFNCGEGTTRSFIQQKYGIKKSKAIFLTQMKVSRLGGLTGMLMSLADAGVTGIDVLGPPGLNHFLASARSYVFRDWMSANTTEITQAQGLEKIYEDTFIRVYAFSMSPQISEAISIPVKRKASGGSLRSSSPKRPVRDNSDGGSERSGAQHSRNTSTLKGVEADEWRATIIRDMFPGRSSQNQAPATVNKENSPPGISRAPRPRRSLNRLPVFEGSISTSVAYLILGPEIRGKFDPKAADALGVPKRERGKLTKGESVTVTVNGVQNIITPDMCMGESEAPTGFLIIDCPTKDYIPSLPDPQTFHPIRSETPFVLGSIYHRAGSGVLRDPRYRSWVATVAPPECNHLVASEDFSPNSISFQSSAHLSLILSELDKDMFFAPRENDSKDEIAKLNNVFQNPYILCPGFVTEMTPPKPPVLKLFPGVKNDLYKEDTATHARGESLLSTDDERDSFNKARQQISDLLSSHTHDPAPGDDFRVTTLGTGSALPSKYRNGSIFFMVNPVLIFSDALSVVISTVIQMPNYGSIILDCGENTWGQMCRRFGVDETAPENAYSVLADVKCIFVSHIHGDHHMGLLRLLTTRRALTPAPKEPLYLILNRASELCVREYHDLEDIGLDVENGVRIVQIEKPKSRYSRESNSRPISTKIEEITGLLGFDSIEAVPVRHRTNSCFGIVARHNNGWSFAYSGDTMPCDTLAEAGKNVTLLIHEASMADEEWEKAAEKGHSTIGQAMEMGTRMNAKYLLLTHFSQRYPKIPIIKSGFTATALAFDYMTISTPHFWKVGSYMGALEKVFETELTADDDVAMD